The Sorangiineae bacterium MSr11367 genome window below encodes:
- a CDS encoding carbonic anhydrase, translated as MRASLMMEKLVKGIHSFQKHFFTKHQELFEQLASRGQNPETLFVTCSDSRVDPNLITNSRPGDLFIVRNVGNVIPRPDLPGGTAAAVEYAVEVLGVKDIIVCGHTQCGAMASILQPEKMASLQYVKRWLAQTEGVRNIIQTRYGHLPGDAKVTAAVAENVLMQLEHLRAYPFVAEKLDAGKLHIAGWIFEIGTGAIHGFDPDTGEFTAISSADGAAAETMHRQE; from the coding sequence ATGAGAGCCTCGCTCATGATGGAGAAGCTCGTAAAAGGTATTCACTCGTTCCAGAAACACTTCTTCACCAAGCACCAAGAGCTCTTCGAGCAACTGGCCTCGCGCGGACAGAACCCGGAGACACTCTTCGTGACGTGTTCCGATTCGCGCGTCGATCCCAACTTGATCACGAACTCGCGGCCGGGCGATCTTTTCATCGTCCGCAACGTGGGCAACGTCATCCCGCGCCCGGACCTGCCCGGTGGCACGGCCGCCGCGGTCGAATACGCCGTGGAGGTCCTCGGCGTCAAAGACATCATCGTGTGCGGCCACACCCAGTGCGGCGCCATGGCCTCCATCCTCCAGCCCGAGAAGATGGCCAGTCTCCAATACGTCAAGCGGTGGCTCGCCCAGACGGAGGGCGTGCGCAACATCATCCAGACCCGCTACGGCCACCTTCCGGGCGACGCCAAAGTCACCGCCGCCGTCGCCGAGAACGTGCTCATGCAACTCGAGCACCTTCGCGCCTACCCCTTCGTGGCCGAAAAACTCGACGCCGGCAAACTCCACATCGCCGGCTGGATCTTCGAGATCGGCACGGGCGCCATCCACGGCTTCGACCCCGACACCGGCGAGTTCACCGCCATCTCGTCGGCCGATGGTGCAGCCGCCGAAACGATGCACCGCCAGGAATAG